The following DNA comes from Spirulina major PCC 6313.
TCTATCAAATTGTGGATGAAGGGATTGAAATTTTGCGGGTTGTGAGTGGATATCGAGATGTTGAGCAGGTCTTTCGCGATTCGGAATTTTGACGGCTCCGGTGGAACAGGGACGGGGGTGGATGTGGTCACGTCGCGATCGATGGCTGCCACTCGTCAGGCGATCGCAGTTTGACGGCTCACCCGTTCCCTGCGGTATGGTTGAAACATTACCTTGGGGTTGTAAAAGACGCGATGGATAGTTCTGAACCAGCAACATCGACCACGCCGGATCAGCCGCGCCAATATACGGTGTGGTCGGATTTGCGGGCGATGCGGCTCTTGGCAGAGTTGCAAAAAGATGTGCAGCAACTCCAGGCCGCCCAAGCCCGATGGCAATTTTTGGTCATGGTGGGGTTGGTGGTGTTGGCGGGGGGATTAGTGGCGATCGCATCTGTCCTCACATTGGCCTACAGCGACATTCAGAACCTCAAATCCCCGGCATCTGAACCCCAATCTGCTCTATCTTCTGAGAGTTATGACGGCTGATTCTCAACCGAGTCCCCTTGTTCATCAACCCCGTGCTGAGGCTGAAACCCTGCCCCTCAGCACCGAAGCCCTGGCCCAGGAAATTCTAGAACTCAAACTCGAAATTCTCTCGGCTTCGGATCAACAGGCGGAACGGATGGCGCGGGTGCGATCGCAAGTCCGCTGGTTAATCATTGCCCTGCTGGTGACGATCTTCGGGGGCGGCGGATTGTTCGCCTTCCTCACCTGGCAACAACATCGCCAAATCACCACCCTCCAACAGGATTGGCAAGTCCTCGTCGCCAGTCGCCAAGACCTCGCCACCCTCCAAGGCGAACTCGACGACCTCCAAAGCAGCCTCCCCACCGACCTCGCCGCCAATTGGAACGACCTCCAAGCCCAAACCGCCGACCTCGAAACCCAACTCGACCGCCTCGAAACTGCCCAAACCAGCCAAGGCGAAACCGTCACCGAACTCACCGCCCTGATGGACAATCGCCAAGCTGCGATCGCAGCCCTCACCCAAGCCCTCACCGCCCTCGTCGATCCGCCCCAACCTGAACCGACCCCAGACCCCCCAACCGATGCAGAATCGTGAGGCTCATCCTCAATCTGTGGTGAAGCGATGTCCCGCATCGATGCGTTTACGACTGCACTCACGCGGTTCAACTCATCTCGCAGGGGTCAGACCCGCTCAGGGGGTTTGAGCCAATGCCACGCCGATCATACTGTCACGGGTCACGAGGGGGATTAACGCCTCTTCCGCCCAGCCGTCCGTGCCATCGGGTCGCACCGGAATCACCAAATAGCGTGTATCCGCCGTGCTATCCATGACGCGCACCTCAATGTCATCGGCCAGCAGAGTGCCAAATTCTTCCTCTAGCACGCCCCGTGGATCGATCACCACCCGCTGACGATAGGCGGTGCTTTTGTACCAAGACGGTGGATGATAGCCCAGAATCGCCCTGGGATAACAGGAGCAGAGGGTGCAGACAACGACATGATGCACCGATGGCGTATTTTCCACCACCTCAAGACGGTTAATTTCCACCGTGTCAATATCCATTTCGTGACACGCCGCTTTGCCATCCGCCAGCAGCCGCGCTTTGAACGGAGGGTCAACCCAGGCACGGGCGACTAAACGCGCCCCCAACATGGGGGTGACAGAATCTTGGCGCTCGATTTCCTGCCTGACCTCCGCTGCTGTAAAGTAGCCCTTTGCTTCGAGCAGCTTTTGAATCACGGCTGTTCGTTGTGTCCAATAGGCTTCATCGTCATTAACGGGAGCATGATCATGGTCATGGTCATGGTCATCGAGAGGCTCTACATCGTTGGAGAAGGGAAACTGATTCTGGGCTTGTGGGTTCGGCATCGGTCAGATTGTCCTCAAGATCAATAATTCAATAATTATGTCAGCGCGGTTAAACGGCTCGTATTTTAAGCGCAGCCATACACCGCACGCACAAGGCTGGCGAGGCGTTTCATCCCCTCGGCGAGTTCGTCAGCGGTGGCGGTGAGGCTAAAACGGAGGCATTGCTGTTTATGGGGCCAGTCCTCGGTTAAACCGGGGAAGAAGGTGGAACCGGGAACCGCGATTACGCCGACGGTTTTGAGTTTTTGATAAAAATCCCAATCGGTCATGGGTAAATCTTGCAGCCAGAGCCAAGCGAAAATGGCCCCTTCGCCGCGATGGAGGAACCAGGGCACAGCGTCGGGCATGGCTGCATCGAGGGTGGCTTCGAGGATGGCGAATTTGGCTTGGTAATGGGGGCGGATGATGTCGGTGGCGATCGCGCCTAAGCGACCGGAACGGATGGCGATCGCAGCGATCGCTTGGCCATAGCGTGGCGAATGAATACAAAGATTCGTTTGGAACGCATCTAAGACTTCAATAATTGCCGGATCACCGATGGCCACGCCGATCCGTTCCCCCGGCAATCCGGCTTTAGACAGGCTCAGGCAATGCACCGTGTTGGGGGTGAGGATCGGACTCATCGGCGTGAAATTCAAGGCTGGGTAGGGGGGCGCATAGGCGGAATCGATGAAGACGGGGACATCGTGGGGGGCGGCTAGATCAGTAATTTGCGCCACTTCGGCATCGGTCAGCACATTCCCCGTCGGGTTACAGGGACGGGAGAAAATGACGCAGCCCGTTTGGGCGTTGATCTGGAGTTGGCTGAAGTCGGGGCGATATTTAAAACGGTGCTGGAGGGCATCAAGGTCGAGATGGGGCCGATAGGCGAGGAGGGCGTTGGGGTTGAGGCAGATGCCGCCGTAACCGGTGTAGTCAGGGCTGAGGGGGAGGACGATATGTTTCAGGTGTCCGTCGGCATCCTCACCACCGAAGGCATTGGCGGCGTAGAAGTAGAGGGATTGCGAACCGGGGGTGATCAGAATATGGCGATCGCTCAATTCCCAGCCGTAGCGGTGGCGAAAATCGGCTGCGATCGCCTCAATCAACGGCCCATAGCCCTGGCTCGACCCGTAGCGGCTCACCACTTCGCCATAGTCATCACTGGCCAGCAGTTCCGCCGTACAGTCCCGCCACAACTGTTCTACGTCCGGCAACAACACCGGATTCCCCGCACTGAGGTTAATAAAATCCTGCCCCGCTCCCGCCCGCAGCGTCTCCACAATGTCTTTCATAATCGCCCGCACTCCGGTACGGCGCGACATTTGCAGTCCCAATTTTGTCAGAGCAGGATTCATAATTTCTCACCACAATACGAGAGGATTCAAAGATGACATACTCCCGGCGCTGACCTTTGGTATGATGCGGGGCTGCTGTCATTAGCTCACCGTAGCAAAAAATTTTCCCGCCTCAGATCCCCTGAAGCAAATGTTATCGATCGCCCTCCCCAGGCTCATCGCCCCACGGCCGCCCCTGTGGGTGTAGCGGGTTTAATCTACAGGCGGATGCACGATCAGGGTTTCTAGCTCACTTAGGTTATTGAGAATAACCACCTGTTGCAGCCAATGGGTCAGGGTGGTGGTGTCGGTAGTGGCGGCGATCGCAGCCCGTAGATTCGCCGGAACCCCCCCAAAGCGATGGTCAATCAATTGAAACAGCACCGCCCGCAAACAGCTTTGTACCTGTTCAAGGGTTTGGTTCCGGAGGCGCACCGCTTGGGTGAGTTCTAAGAGCAACCCCGCTAACATCCCCAGTTCATCTTCACGGGCGGCTACTAGTTCTAATTCTTCCGGGTCGGGGGTAAAGGTTTGGCTTTCCACCGCCGCCGCAACGGTGGAGGCGATCATGTAAATCTGCTCTAGGGTGGTGGCACTTTGTTGATGATTGTGCTCTAGGGCATCAATCACTTGGTTGTAGCGGGTGGCAATATGGCCCGCCTCGGTAAAGGGTTCGACGGGCACGCGCTGACTGAGATCAAAGGTGCGAGCTTGGTAGTCCATCACCTGAAACAGGTCGTAGGTTTCGGTTTTGGCCTGATGTTCGGTGATATTTAACCCCAGGGCTTCGGCTTCGGCGCTGACCCGGAGCGGCCAGACACTATTGATGAGCTTAAACAAAACCCACGTCACCCCAAAGGCCCAGAGAAAAGAACACCCCACCCCCAAACCTTGCACCCCAATCTGAGCCAAACGGCTGCTGGCCTCAAGGGCATCGGAGTTACCAAAGAGGCCGACGGCCAAGGTTCCCCAGGCTCCTGCTCCACCGTGAACCGCGATCGCATCCACCGCATCATCAATCTGTAACCGTGCCATCCACCAGGACACCAAAATCATCGCCGCCGCCCCCGTCCCCCCAATAATCACCGCGATCGGAGTCGTCACCATCTGACAACTGGCCGTAACCGCCACCAACCCCGCGATCGAGCCATTCACTAAGCCGTCTACTTCCACATGGCGATGCTGAATCCAACTCAGCACCCCGCCGACAATCATGCCACTCACCCCCGCCATCATCGTATTGAGAATAATCCCCGGCACGGCATCATTGAGGCTTAATTCACTGCCGCCGTTAAACCCAATCCAGCCAAACCAGAGCAGCAACGCCCCCAACACCGAAAACGGCAGATTTGATCCTTGGATTTTGATCGCTTTCCCCGCCTCAAACCGGCCATGACGCGCCCCCACCGT
Coding sequences within:
- a CDS encoding nitrile hydratase subunit alpha, with the translated sequence MPNPQAQNQFPFSNDVEPLDDHDHDHDHAPVNDDEAYWTQRTAVIQKLLEAKGYFTAAEVRQEIERQDSVTPMLGARLVARAWVDPPFKARLLADGKAACHEMDIDTVEINRLEVVENTPSVHHVVVCTLCSCYPRAILGYHPPSWYKSTAYRQRVVIDPRGVLEEEFGTLLADDIEVRVMDSTADTRYLVIPVRPDGTDGWAEEALIPLVTRDSMIGVALAQTP
- a CDS encoding ammonium transporter — its product is MIDTLWLLLCTGLVFLMQAGFMCLESGMTRSKNSINVAVKNLADFGLSVAYFWLFGYALMFGASWRGWVGLSQFTPNVEPADVAVLFLFQAMFCGTATTIISGALAERLKFTAYLAIATWVAALVYPLFGHWAWNDHGWLKQLGFIDFAGSTVVHSVGAWVSAAVLLTVGARHGRFEAGKAIKIQGSNLPFSVLGALLLWFGWIGFNGGSELSLNDAVPGIILNTMMAGVSGMIVGGVLSWIQHRHVEVDGLVNGSIAGLVAVTASCQMVTTPIAVIIGGTGAAAMILVSWWMARLQIDDAVDAIAVHGGAGAWGTLAVGLFGNSDALEASSRLAQIGVQGLGVGCSFLWAFGVTWVLFKLINSVWPLRVSAEAEALGLNITEHQAKTETYDLFQVMDYQARTFDLSQRVPVEPFTEAGHIATRYNQVIDALEHNHQQSATTLEQIYMIASTVAAAVESQTFTPDPEELELVAAREDELGMLAGLLLELTQAVRLRNQTLEQVQSCLRAVLFQLIDHRFGGVPANLRAAIAATTDTTTLTHWLQQVVILNNLSELETLIVHPPVD
- a CDS encoding valine--pyruvate transaminase, translating into MNPALTKLGLQMSRRTGVRAIMKDIVETLRAGAGQDFINLSAGNPVLLPDVEQLWRDCTAELLASDDYGEVVSRYGSSQGYGPLIEAIAADFRHRYGWELSDRHILITPGSQSLYFYAANAFGGEDADGHLKHIVLPLSPDYTGYGGICLNPNALLAYRPHLDLDALQHRFKYRPDFSQLQINAQTGCVIFSRPCNPTGNVLTDAEVAQITDLAAPHDVPVFIDSAYAPPYPALNFTPMSPILTPNTVHCLSLSKAGLPGERIGVAIGDPAIIEVLDAFQTNLCIHSPRYGQAIAAIAIRSGRLGAIATDIIRPHYQAKFAILEATLDAAMPDAVPWFLHRGEGAIFAWLWLQDLPMTDWDFYQKLKTVGVIAVPGSTFFPGLTEDWPHKQQCLRFSLTATADELAEGMKRLASLVRAVYGCA